In one Bacillus thuringiensis genomic region, the following are encoded:
- the tyrA gene encoding prephenate dehydrogenase: protein MRKKVVLIGTGLIGGSLALAIKKEHDVTITGYDIFKEQVERAKELHVVDEIAINLQHACEEAHLIVFASPVEETKKLLHKLASFRLREDVIVTDVGSTKGTIMNEAEALFSKEVSFIGGHPMAGSHKTGVESAKAHLFENAFYILTPMNHVPNEHVEELKRWLNGTGSHFLVLNTEEHDYVTGIVSHFPHLIAAGLVKQVEKHAGDNPLIHQLAAGGFKDITRIASSSPKMWSDIVKQNREHLMVLLKEWISEMEDLYDTVSTGDAGEIQNYFADAKEYRDSLPVRKRGAIPAYHDLYVDVLDKVGALAHITSILAREEISITNLQILEAREGLLGVLRISFQREEDRMKAKLALGEEKYQTYETI, encoded by the coding sequence ATGCGTAAAAAGGTAGTATTAATTGGAACAGGTTTAATAGGAGGCTCTCTCGCATTAGCAATTAAGAAAGAGCACGATGTAACGATAACAGGGTACGATATATTTAAAGAGCAAGTAGAGCGTGCAAAAGAATTACATGTAGTAGATGAAATAGCAATTAATTTACAGCATGCATGTGAAGAGGCACATTTAATTGTTTTTGCTTCTCCAGTTGAAGAAACGAAGAAGTTATTACACAAATTAGCGTCATTTCGTTTACGAGAAGATGTGATTGTAACCGATGTTGGTAGTACAAAAGGGACGATTATGAATGAAGCGGAAGCTTTGTTTTCAAAAGAAGTTTCTTTCATTGGCGGACATCCGATGGCAGGTTCTCATAAAACAGGCGTTGAAAGTGCAAAAGCGCATTTATTTGAAAATGCATTTTACATTTTAACGCCGATGAATCATGTGCCAAATGAACATGTAGAAGAACTTAAGCGTTGGTTAAATGGAACGGGATCTCATTTTCTCGTTTTAAATACGGAAGAACATGATTATGTAACAGGGATCGTTAGTCATTTTCCGCATCTTATCGCAGCTGGGTTAGTAAAGCAAGTGGAGAAACATGCAGGAGATAATCCGCTCATTCATCAACTAGCTGCCGGAGGATTTAAAGACATTACACGTATCGCATCTAGTAGCCCAAAAATGTGGAGTGATATTGTTAAACAAAATCGTGAGCATTTAATGGTATTATTAAAAGAGTGGATCTCTGAAATGGAAGATTTATATGATACAGTTTCGACCGGAGATGCAGGCGAGATTCAAAACTATTTTGCAGACGCGAAAGAATACCGTGACTCTTTACCAGTACGAAAGAGAGGGGCAATTCCTGCCTATCACGACTTATACGTCGATGTTTTAGATAAAGTAGGGGCATTGGCTCATATTACGAGTATTTTGGCGCGCGAAGAAATTAGTATTACGAACTTGCAAATATTAGAAGCGCGTGAAGGATTGCTTGGGGTATTACGTATTAGCTTCCAAAGAGAAGAAGATCGTATGAAAGCAAAGCTAGCGCTTGGAGAAGAAAAATACCAAACTTATGAAACAATTTAA
- the hisC gene encoding histidinol-phosphate transaminase yields the protein MQVKDQLSSLQPYKPGKSPEQMKEVYGDHLFVKLASNENPFGCSPRVLEELQNSWLEHALYPDGGATTLRQTIADKLHVQMEQVLCGSGLDEIIQIISRAVLRAGDNIVTAGATFPQYRHHAIIEGCEVKEVALNNGVYDLEEISSVVDNNTKIVWICNPNNPTGTYVNDRKLTQFIEGISENTLIVIDEAYYEYVTAKDFPETLPLLEKHKNILVLRTFSKAYGLASFRVGYAVGQEELIEKLNVVRLPFNVSSLAQKAATIAFGDDEFIEEIVRVNTEGLQQYESFCKENEIPFYPSQTNFIFLPVENAGEIYEACAHAGFIIRPFPNGIRITVGTREQNEGVISVLQQHFENKKRKSRDEENA from the coding sequence GTGCAAGTAAAAGATCAACTATCATCATTACAACCATATAAACCAGGTAAATCACCAGAACAAATGAAAGAAGTGTACGGAGATCATTTGTTTGTGAAATTAGCATCGAATGAAAATCCATTTGGTTGTTCACCGAGAGTTTTAGAAGAGTTGCAAAACTCTTGGTTGGAACATGCTTTATATCCTGACGGAGGTGCTACAACGCTCCGTCAAACAATCGCAGATAAGTTGCATGTGCAAATGGAACAAGTACTTTGTGGTAGTGGTTTAGATGAAATCATTCAAATAATAAGCCGCGCCGTATTACGAGCGGGAGATAACATTGTAACAGCAGGTGCAACATTCCCGCAGTACCGTCATCATGCAATTATAGAAGGTTGCGAAGTGAAGGAAGTTGCGTTAAATAACGGTGTATACGACTTAGAAGAAATTTCTTCAGTAGTAGATAACAATACAAAAATTGTATGGATTTGTAACCCGAACAATCCAACAGGCACATATGTGAATGACCGAAAATTGACTCAATTCATTGAAGGTATTAGTGAAAATACGTTAATTGTCATTGATGAAGCGTACTATGAATACGTAACAGCAAAAGATTTCCCAGAGACATTACCGCTTTTAGAAAAACATAAAAATATTCTTGTACTTAGAACATTTTCTAAAGCGTACGGATTAGCTTCTTTCCGCGTTGGATATGCGGTTGGACAGGAAGAGTTAATCGAAAAATTAAATGTCGTTCGTTTGCCATTTAACGTATCTTCATTAGCGCAAAAAGCAGCGACGATTGCTTTTGGTGACGATGAGTTTATTGAGGAAATAGTTCGTGTAAATACAGAGGGATTACAACAATATGAAAGCTTTTGTAAGGAAAATGAAATTCCATTTTATCCATCGCAAACAAATTTCATCTTCTTGCCAGTTGAGAATGCTGGAGAGATTTATGAAGCTTGTGCACACGCAGGATTTATTATTCGTCCGTTCCCGAATGGTATCCGTATTACAGTCGGAACAAGGGAGCAAAATGAAGGGGTGATTTCAGTGTTACAACAACACTTTGAAAATAAAAAAAGAAAGTCTCGAGATGAGGAAAATGCGTAA
- the aroC gene encoding chorismate synthase, with product MRYITAGESHGPQLTVILEGVPAGLTLTAEHINKELLRRQKGHGRGRRMQIETDTVEIVSGVRHGMTLGSPITLIVKNDDFKHWTKVMGAEPISEKESKDMKRTITKPRPGHADLNGAIKYGHRDIRNVLERSSARETTVRVAAGAVAKQILSELGVEIAGHVLEIGGVKAKHISNLSIEEIQTITENSPVRCLDKEVEQEMMNAIDNAKSSGDSIGGIVEVIAEGMPIGVGSYVHYDRKLDAKLAGAIMSINAFKGAEIGVGFEAARQPGSKVHDEILWDEEKGYTRKTNNAGGLEGGMTTGMPIIVRGVMKPIPTLYKPLASVDIDTKEAFQASIERSDSCAVPAAGVVAESVVAWELADALVEQFGKDRMELLKQNIMQHNNYAKEF from the coding sequence ATGAGATACATTACAGCTGGAGAATCACATGGACCGCAGTTAACAGTTATTTTAGAAGGTGTACCAGCCGGTTTGACACTTACGGCGGAACATATTAATAAAGAATTATTAAGAAGACAAAAAGGTCATGGACGCGGAAGACGTATGCAAATTGAAACAGATACAGTTGAAATTGTAAGTGGTGTTCGTCACGGGATGACACTTGGATCACCGATTACGTTAATTGTAAAAAATGATGATTTCAAACATTGGACGAAAGTAATGGGTGCAGAGCCAATTTCGGAAAAAGAAAGTAAAGACATGAAACGTACAATTACAAAACCACGTCCCGGACATGCAGATTTAAATGGAGCAATTAAATATGGTCATCGTGATATAAGAAACGTATTAGAGCGGTCATCTGCAAGAGAAACGACAGTTCGTGTAGCTGCTGGTGCAGTTGCAAAACAAATTTTAAGCGAATTAGGCGTGGAAATTGCAGGACATGTTCTTGAAATTGGTGGAGTAAAAGCAAAACATATTTCAAACTTATCGATTGAAGAAATTCAAACAATTACTGAAAACTCACCAGTTCGATGTTTAGATAAAGAAGTAGAGCAAGAAATGATGAATGCGATTGACAACGCAAAAAGTAGTGGAGATTCAATCGGTGGTATTGTGGAAGTCATTGCAGAAGGTATGCCGATTGGCGTCGGTAGTTACGTCCATTACGATCGTAAATTAGATGCAAAACTTGCTGGTGCAATTATGAGTATAAATGCATTTAAAGGTGCTGAAATTGGCGTAGGTTTTGAAGCGGCACGACAACCAGGAAGCAAAGTGCATGATGAAATTCTGTGGGATGAAGAAAAAGGATACACGAGAAAAACGAATAATGCCGGCGGTCTAGAAGGCGGTATGACAACAGGTATGCCAATTATCGTAAGAGGCGTGATGAAGCCGATTCCTACTTTATACAAACCGTTAGCAAGCGTTGATATTGATACGAAAGAAGCATTCCAAGCGAGTATTGAAAGATCTGATAGTTGCGCAGTACCAGCGGCGGGTGTAGTAGCTGAATCTGTTGTGGCATGGGAACTTGCAGATGCTCTAGTCGAACAATTCGGAAAAGATCGTATGGAATTATTAAAACAAAATATTATGCAACACAATAACTACGCAAAAGAATTTTAA
- a CDS encoding bifunctional 3-deoxy-7-phosphoheptulonate synthase/chorismate mutase, whose product MANHELDQLRKQVDEINLQLLHLLNKRGEIVQKIGEQKQVQGTKRFDPVREREVLDMIAEHNEGPFETSTVQHIFKTIFKASLELQEDDNRKALLVSRKKKQENTIVDVKGELIGNGTQTFIMGPCAVESLEQVRQVGQAMKDQGLKLMRGGAFKPRTSPYDFQGLGVEGLQILRQVADEFDLAIISEILNPNDVEMALDYVDVIQVGARNMQNFDLLRAVGKVNKPVLLKRGLAATIDEFINAAEYIIAQGNDQIILCERGIRTYERATRNTLDISAVPILKKETHLPVIVDVTHSTGRRDLLLPTAKAALAIGADAVMAEVHPDPAVALSDSAQQMDIPEFHRFMDELKGFKNKLS is encoded by the coding sequence ATGGCAAATCATGAATTAGATCAATTACGTAAACAGGTAGATGAAATTAACTTACAACTATTACACCTTTTAAACAAACGTGGTGAAATCGTTCAAAAAATTGGAGAGCAAAAGCAAGTACAAGGTACGAAACGCTTTGATCCAGTACGTGAGCGTGAAGTACTTGATATGATCGCAGAGCATAACGAAGGACCATTCGAAACATCAACAGTTCAACATATTTTCAAAACAATCTTCAAAGCTAGCTTAGAGTTACAAGAAGATGATAACCGTAAAGCGTTATTAGTATCACGTAAAAAGAAACAAGAAAACACAATCGTTGATGTAAAAGGTGAATTGATTGGTAACGGAACACAAACATTCATCATGGGACCTTGTGCGGTAGAAAGCTTAGAACAAGTTCGCCAAGTAGGGCAAGCGATGAAAGACCAAGGCTTAAAATTAATGCGCGGTGGTGCATTCAAACCGAGAACTTCTCCATACGATTTCCAAGGTTTAGGAGTAGAAGGACTTCAAATTTTACGTCAAGTAGCAGATGAGTTTGACTTAGCAATTATTAGTGAAATTTTAAATCCGAACGATGTTGAAATGGCATTAGACTACGTTGATGTAATTCAAGTTGGCGCACGTAACATGCAAAACTTCGATTTATTACGAGCTGTAGGTAAAGTTAACAAACCAGTATTATTAAAACGTGGATTAGCAGCAACAATTGATGAGTTCATTAACGCAGCGGAATACATCATTGCGCAAGGTAACGATCAAATTATTCTTTGTGAGCGCGGTATCCGCACATACGAAAGAGCAACACGTAACACATTAGACATTTCTGCAGTACCAATTTTAAAGAAAGAAACACATTTACCAGTTATCGTTGATGTAACACATTCAACTGGACGCAGAGATTTATTATTACCAACAGCGAAAGCGGCACTTGCAATTGGCGCAGATGCAGTAATGGCTGAAGTTCATCCAGATCCAGCAGTTGCATTATCAGATTCTGCACAACAAATGGACATTCCAGAATTCCATAGATTCATGGATGAGTTAAAAGGTTTCAAAAATAAATTATCTTAA